The Caldisericum sp. sequence GCACGAAATGCACCACCTTTTACAAGTTTTAGTGCTGGATATTTTCTTAAAAGTTCTTCACCCTTTGGAAAATTGTCATCGTTTAGAACAAGGATTATCTCTTTTATGTTTGAGACTTTTGAAAATACTTCAATCGAAAATTCAACTATGTATTTCCCATAAATCTTTATGAAATTCTTATCGACACCGTTTGCCCGAACTGATTTTCCCGCTGCAACAATAACCGCACTTGCATCCATTAGAAAGCAATCTCCTTTGCTTCTTCTATTGTTGAAACGAAGTACAAATTCACTCCGTCTACCTTGAGTTTGCCTTCAAAAAATTTTGGGAGTATAAAGTTTTCAAAGCCAAGAGACTTGCCTTGCTTTACCATCCTCTCAACTCCAACAGTGGGCCTTACCTCGCCTGAAAGCCCCAATTCACCGAGCACAACTGATTTCTCCATCATTTTCCTTTCGTAATAGGAAGAGACTATTGATAATGCAAACGCAAGGTCATTTGTCCTGTCGTCGGGCTTAAAGCCACCAACCACATTAACATAGATATCAAAACCGCCAAGTTTTATTCGAAGTCTTTTTTCAATAATTGCAATGAGAAGCAAAAGTCTGTTATAGTCAATTCCACTTGCAACCCTTCTTGGGATAGGAAAAATAGTTGGTGTTACAAGTGACTGCACCTCAAAAAAAATTGGAAGGCTTCCCTCTAATGACGATGTTATAACAGAACCTTCCTTGAGCGATGCGCCTGATAAAAATTCAAGAGAAGGGTTTGCAACTTCAACAAGCCCTGCCTCACCCATCTCAAAAAAGCCAACTTCATTTGTTGTGCCAAAACGGTTCTTAACGCCTCTAAAAAGCCTTAAAATATCGTTTCTTGTCCCGTCTATGTAAAAAACGCCATCAACCATATGCTCGATTGTCTTTGGTCCTGCAATTGTCCCTTCTTTGGTGACATGACCAATAAGGATTACAGGGATCCCATGCTTTTTTGCAATTTCGATAAGGATACGGGTACACTCCTTAACCTGGTTTATGTTGCCCTGAGCTCCCTCAACATCCTTTGAGAAAACTGTCTGTATGGAGTCGACAACAAGAAGAAGGGGCTTCCTCGAAAGGGTAACCTCTTTTATAATATCGATATCCTGTTCGGTAAGAAGTTCGATATTTTTGTTGTGAATCCCAAGCCTTTCTGCCCTCATCATAATTTGAGTTGGAGATTCCTCACCCGAAACATAGAGAACTGAGCCTAATTTTCCAATCCTATCAAGGACCTCAAGAATAAGAGTTGACTTTCCTATACCAGGCTCTCCACCTATTAAAATAATAGAGCCCCTGACGATACCACCGCCAAGGACCCTATCAAACTCGTTAATGCCTGTTTTTATTCTTTCAAAAGATTCTTTTGTATGTTCTTCAAGTGTAAGGACATTTATTTCGCTATTTTCAGTATCACCAACTTCAACAAAGGAATTCCAGGAACCACACTGCGGACATTTCCCCAACGGGACTGCCGACTTATATCCGCAAACGGAACAAACATATCCGCTACTCTTCTTCTTTTTCATTAACCTCTTTCTTCTTTAGTTGTGGGAAAAGAATCACTTCTCTTATGGAATCCTTGCCTGTTAGAATCATAACGAGCCTATCGATGCCAATGCCAAGACCACCTGTTGGAGGAAGCCCGTATTCCATTGCCTCGATGTAATCCATATCCATGTCCTGCGCTTCGACATCACCTTTTTTCTTTGCTTCCATCTGCTCGTAGAATCTTTCGTACTGGTCTTCTGGGTCATTTAACTCTGAGAATGCATTTGCAAGTTCAAGACCTCCAATGAAAAGCTCAAACCTATCGACCATATGAGGATCATAGGCAGTCCTCTTTGCAAGCGGAGAGATTTCAATTGGGAACTCATAAACAAATGTAGGCTGAATTAGATGCTCTTCAACTTTTTTGTCAAATACTTCATTTATAAGGTTTCCAACAGTTAAAGGCTTGTCCATCTTTATACCAAGACGGCTAAGGATATTCTGTGCGTTGCTTAAGTCTCTCAACTCTTCAAGGGAAACACCTGCATATTCCTTGAGGGCATCATCAAACTTAATTCTTCTAAAAGGAGGAGTAAAATCAATTTCGTTTCCCAAAAATGTCACCTTTGGAGTGCCGTTAATAGAGACTGCAACTTCGTAAAGAAGGTTTTCAACGAAGTTCATAACATCCGTATAATCAGCATAAGCCCAGTAGGCTTC is a genomic window containing:
- the radA gene encoding DNA repair protein RadA; the protein is MKKKKSSGYVCSVCGYKSAVPLGKCPQCGSWNSFVEVGDTENSEINVLTLEEHTKESFERIKTGINEFDRVLGGGIVRGSIILIGGEPGIGKSTLILEVLDRIGKLGSVLYVSGEESPTQIMMRAERLGIHNKNIELLTEQDIDIIKEVTLSRKPLLLVVDSIQTVFSKDVEGAQGNINQVKECTRILIEIAKKHGIPVILIGHVTKEGTIAGPKTIEHMVDGVFYIDGTRNDILRLFRGVKNRFGTTNEVGFFEMGEAGLVEVANPSLEFLSGASLKEGSVITSSLEGSLPIFFEVQSLVTPTIFPIPRRVASGIDYNRLLLLIAIIEKRLRIKLGGFDIYVNVVGGFKPDDRTNDLAFALSIVSSYYERKMMEKSVVLGELGLSGEVRPTVGVERMVKQGKSLGFENFILPKFFEGKLKVDGVNLYFVSTIEEAKEIAF